Proteins encoded in a region of the Gammaproteobacteria bacterium genome:
- a CDS encoding WecB/TagA/CpsF family glycosyltransferase, with product MDIVEVMSYNVFCGKLSDVKWGTVKVINTINAHSFNIARCDGVFQAALQQSDVLLPDGSGIVLAAWLLKSTKINRITGMDVYFHLLERLNRTGGRVFFLGSTDNTLHRICERFQKDYKNVSVGVFSPPFADSFSESQNHEILEKINIFKPDILFVGMTAPKQEKWVFLHQHSIDAKLVVSIGAVFDFYSGTVSRAPKIMAKLGLEWLFRSIKEPRRLGYRNATAIPKFLFAILRHKLSGKQC from the coding sequence GTGGATATAGTCGAAGTGATGTCTTACAACGTTTTTTGCGGAAAGCTCTCAGACGTTAAATGGGGCACGGTCAAAGTTATCAATACAATAAACGCGCATTCATTCAATATCGCGAGGTGCGATGGTGTATTTCAAGCCGCGTTGCAACAAAGTGATGTCCTGTTGCCAGATGGATCGGGAATAGTGTTGGCAGCATGGCTTTTAAAATCCACGAAAATAAATCGTATTACCGGGATGGATGTATATTTTCATCTTTTGGAGCGTCTAAATAGGACAGGGGGGCGTGTATTTTTTCTTGGGTCCACCGACAATACTTTGCATAGAATATGTGAACGGTTTCAGAAGGATTATAAAAATGTGTCGGTTGGTGTATTTTCTCCGCCCTTTGCTGATAGTTTTAGCGAAAGTCAAAATCACGAAATACTTGAGAAAATAAACATTTTCAAGCCAGATATTTTGTTTGTTGGAATGACTGCGCCCAAACAGGAGAAATGGGTATTTCTTCATCAGCACAGTATTGACGCAAAATTGGTAGTAAGTATTGGGGCGGTATTTGATTTCTATTCTGGTACAGTGAGCAGGGCACCAAAAATTATGGCCAAACTTGGTTTAGAGTGGCTGTTTAGATCCATAAAAGAACCAAGAAGACTTGGGTACCGGAACGCAACCGCTATACCAAAGTTCCTTTTTGCGATTTTGCGACATAAATTATCCGGGAAGCAGTGTTAG
- a CDS encoding oligosaccharide flippase family protein gives MTRPTSSNGISRYIRGSSLFRTAFGSFSLKVIAGGATFVSGILLARLLGPKEFGIYAIVMAAVTLAGSVAALGLPMLITREVARYQANEQWALLKGVMLTTHRWTLTAAAIFVSIGLLMVMADWPIADVSWSLAAPALIIIPLLALTLVRAASLRGLHWVILADIPDLMLRPILLLIIAGLVYMLVGSATAAEAMQLQAVCFAVAFVIGLVFLLKKTPAAVKSVAADHHHAHWIREAQPFFWIAVVFLVDSQVGLYLLGLLAGPEQAGIMQVALQLVTLVVIGLAAVNSPLQPRLSAALARQKTDEAQKLLTEAARLGTGVATVAALVLIPFAPQIVALFGPEYQEAANVLRIVVLGQLINAMAGSCGITLNAGGYQSITLLGVIVALIVNSILCWLLIPHWQALGAAVALSASLLVWNVMLAVAARRKLGLYTPIRFS, from the coding sequence ATGACCAGGCCAACATCATCCAACGGCATCAGCCGCTATATCAGGGGATCCAGCCTGTTTCGAACTGCCTTTGGCAGTTTCAGCCTGAAAGTCATCGCCGGTGGCGCGACCTTTGTTTCCGGCATCCTGCTGGCGCGGTTACTGGGGCCCAAGGAGTTTGGCATTTACGCCATTGTTATGGCGGCGGTGACTCTGGCTGGCTCTGTTGCCGCGTTGGGCTTGCCCATGCTGATTACCCGTGAAGTCGCCCGCTACCAGGCCAATGAACAATGGGCCTTGCTCAAAGGCGTTATGCTGACCACGCATCGGTGGACACTCACGGCGGCGGCAATCTTTGTCAGCATCGGGCTGTTGATGGTGATGGCCGACTGGCCCATCGCGGATGTCAGTTGGTCGCTCGCGGCACCGGCCTTGATTATCATCCCGTTGCTGGCGTTAACACTGGTTCGTGCCGCCAGCCTGCGTGGCTTGCACTGGGTGATTCTTGCCGATATCCCGGACTTGATGTTGCGCCCGATCCTGCTGCTGATCATTGCCGGGCTGGTATATATGCTGGTCGGCAGCGCCACGGCCGCCGAAGCCATGCAGTTGCAGGCCGTGTGTTTTGCCGTGGCCTTTGTTATTGGGCTGGTGTTCTTGCTGAAAAAAACACCCGCCGCCGTCAAGAGCGTCGCCGCGGACCATCATCATGCCCACTGGATACGTGAGGCGCAGCCGTTTTTCTGGATCGCGGTGGTATTCCTGGTGGATAGCCAGGTCGGCCTGTACCTGCTGGGCCTGCTGGCCGGGCCGGAGCAGGCGGGTATTATGCAGGTGGCCTTGCAACTGGTGACGCTGGTGGTTATTGGCCTGGCCGCGGTGAATTCGCCGCTGCAACCGCGGCTGTCCGCGGCCTTGGCCCGGCAAAAAACAGACGAGGCGCAAAAACTGCTCACCGAGGCGGCTCGGCTCGGCACCGGTGTTGCCACCGTCGCCGCCCTGGTGCTGATTCCGTTTGCACCGCAAATTGTTGCCCTGTTCGGGCCGGAGTACCAGGAGGCAGCCAATGTGTTGCGCATTGTCGTGCTCGGTCAGTTGATTAACGCCATGGCCGGTTCTTGCGGCATTACACTCAACGCCGGCGGCTACCAGTCTATTACCTTGCTGGGTGTCATTGTTGCCCTGATCGTCAATTCCATCCTGTGCTGGCTGCTCATCCCCCACTGGCAGGCACTGGGTGCTGCCGTCGCTCTCAGTGCCAGCCTGCTGGTATGGAATGTCATGCTGGCGGTGGCGGCCAGGCGCAAACTGGGCCTCTATACACCAATACGTTTCTCCTGA
- a CDS encoding polysaccharide deacetylase family protein encodes MKILTFDIEEWFHILDNVSTRSENEWRNYPSRIHGNMDRILSLLEKNQQRGTFFCLGWIAEKYPEVIRQIVDAGHDIGSHSTMHQLAYDQSRQEYKKDLERSIKVLEDITGQSVRYYRAPGFSITTENLWAFEELASHGIELDCSVFPGNHGHGGIPRYSHALPSIIEYQGISMKSLPINSVKLFGVNIIFSGGGYFRIAPLWLLDRWFRQSGYVMTYFHPRDFDAAQPVVPGLSMMRKFKSYVGLGGSLRKLETLLTRFDFCTVSEAEARTDWAGAPRVRLG; translated from the coding sequence ATGAAAATTCTCACCTTTGATATAGAAGAGTGGTTCCATATTCTGGATAACGTCAGCACCAGGAGCGAAAACGAGTGGCGTAACTACCCGTCGCGTATACATGGCAACATGGATCGTATCCTGAGTCTGCTGGAGAAGAATCAACAACGTGGTACATTTTTTTGTCTTGGCTGGATTGCAGAAAAATATCCAGAAGTGATACGGCAGATTGTCGATGCCGGTCATGATATTGGCTCCCACTCCACCATGCACCAACTCGCCTATGATCAGTCTCGTCAGGAATACAAGAAGGACCTGGAGCGTTCAATCAAAGTGCTGGAGGATATTACCGGCCAGTCAGTACGATACTATCGGGCACCGGGGTTTTCTATCACTACCGAGAACCTTTGGGCATTTGAGGAGCTGGCTTCCCACGGTATTGAGCTGGATTGTTCTGTGTTTCCCGGTAACCATGGGCACGGCGGGATCCCTCGTTACTCGCACGCTCTGCCATCGATCATTGAATATCAAGGCATATCAATGAAGTCGCTGCCGATTAATTCGGTAAAACTGTTTGGCGTAAACATTATATTTTCCGGCGGCGGCTATTTCAGGATTGCGCCATTATGGTTGTTAGATCGATGGTTCCGGCAATCAGGGTACGTCATGACCTATTTCCACCCGCGTGATTTTGATGCCGCTCAACCGGTAGTGCCCGGGCTTTCTATGATGCGAAAGTTCAAGTCCTATGTCGGCCTTGGCGGGTCGTTGCGCAAACTGGAAACATTGTTGACCCGTTTTGATTTTTGCACGGTGTCTGAGGCCGAGGCTCGAACCGATTGGGCGGGGGCGCCGAGAGTCAGGCTTGGATAG
- a CDS encoding class I SAM-dependent methyltransferase, producing MNTIEEKKIGFGDLIRIRSQEDFSNFLIGLAVEQYCSWRKKNNEPLGKVLAICATNREAIMLPKFPFDKIVLTGIHDQTENLRPYLDRDHRVEYRVENAEKLSFENAEYDLVFCKSGLHHLARPVQGLYEMLRVCNSAAIFIEPFETPLSNVLDRLNLRSKYERQDDMNIEGRDNYVFRWQRRLLEQLLNSYYLESGYKLDIVRGWMSSRYNAHDNGIVRMASSVAGFLASNLPGCGGNQIICTINPGMNLPPN from the coding sequence GTGAATACGATCGAAGAGAAGAAAATCGGATTTGGTGACCTGATAAGAATTAGAAGCCAGGAGGATTTCAGTAATTTTCTTATTGGGCTCGCAGTGGAACAGTATTGCTCTTGGAGAAAAAAAAACAACGAGCCATTGGGCAAGGTTTTAGCCATCTGTGCGACTAATAGGGAGGCTATCATGCTTCCCAAGTTTCCATTTGACAAAATTGTGCTCACAGGAATACATGATCAAACGGAAAATCTTCGCCCATACCTAGATAGAGATCACCGTGTAGAATATAGAGTTGAAAACGCAGAAAAATTATCTTTCGAAAATGCGGAGTATGATCTTGTGTTTTGTAAGTCCGGATTGCATCATCTCGCGCGTCCGGTTCAGGGTTTATACGAGATGCTCCGAGTTTGTAATTCAGCAGCAATATTTATTGAGCCATTTGAAACACCGTTAAGCAACGTTTTGGATAGATTAAATCTTAGATCAAAATATGAGCGACAAGACGATATGAACATTGAGGGACGGGACAACTATGTTTTTCGGTGGCAGAGGCGATTGCTCGAGCAACTCCTAAATAGTTATTATCTTGAGTCAGGTTATAAGTTGGATATTGTACGTGGCTGGATGAGTAGCCGGTACAATGCACACGATAATGGAATAGTTCGTATGGCATCCTCCGTAGCAGGGTTTCTTGCATCGAATTTACCAGGATGTGGTGGGAATCAGATTATTTGCACGATAAATCCTGGTATGAATTTGCCGCCGAACTAA
- a CDS encoding sulfotransferase domain-containing protein, whose amino-acid sequence MMPNVVPAWTYHIDETMDGAFRQLRSGKRGQIITAHMPWTQKLAEVLEEEQYKKVFIVRDMRDVIVSGLHYVTKKDRSHPLHAYMKSLPDDDSRLTSLIKGVDAAYYPNQIKPDSWYNDSYRSFIPWIDDSDCCLLRFEDLIGEQGGGSGGVQAQQISKLAAHLGIDLDRNEVTKISANLFSSSSRTFRKGQIGDWVYHFSDFHKEIFKEYYGELLIRLGYEEDGNW is encoded by the coding sequence ATGATGCCGAATGTTGTTCCAGCATGGACGTATCACATTGACGAGACAATGGATGGGGCGTTTAGACAACTACGTAGCGGTAAGAGAGGGCAGATAATCACGGCTCACATGCCTTGGACTCAGAAGCTGGCAGAAGTCTTGGAGGAGGAGCAATACAAAAAGGTTTTCATAGTGCGTGATATGCGAGATGTGATCGTGTCCGGATTACATTATGTTACAAAGAAGGATAGGTCGCATCCTCTTCATGCTTATATGAAGTCATTGCCAGACGATGATTCGAGATTAACATCGCTGATAAAAGGCGTCGATGCAGCGTACTACCCAAATCAGATAAAACCAGATAGTTGGTATAATGATTCTTATCGGTCCTTTATTCCTTGGATTGATGATTCGGACTGTTGTCTTCTTCGGTTTGAGGATTTAATTGGTGAACAAGGGGGTGGGTCTGGCGGCGTGCAAGCACAACAAATCAGTAAGCTGGCTGCTCATTTAGGTATTGATCTAGATCGTAACGAGGTAACGAAAATCTCCGCCAATTTGTTTTCTAGCTCATCTAGAACGTTTAGAAAAGGCCAGATAGGAGATTGGGTTTATCATTTCAGTGATTTCCATAAAGAGATATTCAAAGAGTATTACGGTGAGCTACTAATAAGGCTCGGATATGAGGAAGATGGGAATTGGTAG
- the rfbC gene encoding dTDP-4-dehydrorhamnose 3,5-epimerase, giving the protein MNIIETPLPGVLVIEPKVFGDTRGFFLESYSEQRYREAGIRATFVQDNHSRSHKGVLRGLHYQLKHPQGKLVRVTDGEVFDVAVDIRTGSPTFGQWYGVLLSAENHTQFYVPPGYAHGFVVLSESADFQYKCTDYYHPEDEGIVLWNDPALAIDWHLAAIQTEVQLSDKDKVARMLADIPVDQLPAWQPSS; this is encoded by the coding sequence ATGAACATCATCGAAACACCGTTACCCGGCGTACTGGTGATTGAGCCAAAAGTCTTTGGTGATACGCGCGGCTTCTTTCTTGAGAGTTACAGCGAGCAGCGTTACCGGGAAGCCGGTATCCGTGCAACCTTTGTCCAGGACAATCATTCGCGTTCGCACAAGGGTGTGTTGCGCGGCCTGCATTACCAGCTGAAACATCCGCAAGGCAAACTGGTGCGGGTAACGGATGGCGAAGTCTTTGATGTGGCCGTGGATATCCGTACCGGTTCACCCACGTTTGGTCAATGGTATGGCGTGCTGCTGTCGGCGGAGAATCATACGCAGTTTTATGTACCGCCCGGTTATGCCCACGGCTTTGTTGTCTTGTCCGAGTCGGCAGACTTTCAGTACAAGTGCACCGATTACTACCATCCCGAGGATGAAGGCATCGTGCTGTGGAATGATCCGGCACTGGCTATCGACTGGCACCTGGCGGCTATTCAGACCGAGGTCCAGTTGTCCGACAAGGACAAGGTGGCACGCATGCTCGCCGATATTCCCGTTGATCAATTGCCTGCCTGGCAACCGTCATCATGA
- a CDS encoding undecaprenyl/decaprenyl-phosphate alpha-N-acetylglucosaminyl 1-phosphate transferase: MYPGVTANMLLALVMTCAFILALRPVAHRFGLLDIPQGHKTHSQHTPLVGGIAIYTSLAILVLLAESGVAALEGLRPFAWLVLFSGALVLSGAIDDYRHLSVAVRFPIQIAVATGLCLATGTQINDLGYLLYDGVFVLGIAALPFTVFAMVGAINALNMTDGLDGLAGSLVLITLLALAAIAGLGGDTQSLTFLLTLAAAVTGFLLFNARLPGRHHAHVFLGDAGSMMLGLVICYFLVTFSQGENRLMSPVTALWVFAMPLLDTFGVMIRRKQAGRPVWEPARDHLHHRLLRRGFTIGQTVAIIAALQCLLSGMGVVGNYYSLPDYLLFYGWITLFVIANYGPRYWRRPMSNTKFGQTLDS; encoded by the coding sequence ATGTATCCAGGGGTGACAGCCAACATGTTGCTGGCGCTGGTGATGACCTGCGCCTTTATTCTTGCCTTGCGCCCGGTGGCGCACCGCTTTGGCCTGCTCGATATTCCGCAAGGGCACAAAACCCATAGCCAGCACACGCCGCTGGTCGGCGGCATCGCTATTTACACCAGCCTGGCCATCCTGGTGCTGCTGGCTGAAAGCGGTGTTGCCGCCCTCGAAGGGCTGCGCCCGTTTGCGTGGTTGGTGCTGTTTTCCGGTGCCTTGGTGCTGTCCGGCGCTATTGATGATTACCGCCACTTGTCGGTAGCGGTACGGTTCCCGATCCAGATTGCCGTGGCCACGGGCCTGTGCCTGGCCACCGGCACCCAAATCAATGATCTTGGTTACCTGCTTTATGACGGCGTGTTTGTGCTCGGTATTGCTGCCTTGCCGTTCACGGTATTTGCCATGGTCGGCGCCATCAATGCACTGAACATGACCGATGGTCTCGATGGCCTTGCCGGCAGCCTGGTACTGATAACACTGCTGGCCCTGGCTGCTATCGCTGGCCTGGGTGGTGATACGCAATCGTTGACCTTTCTGCTGACATTGGCCGCCGCCGTAACAGGTTTCCTGTTATTCAATGCCCGCTTACCGGGACGGCATCATGCGCACGTATTCCTGGGCGATGCCGGCAGCATGATGCTGGGCCTGGTGATCTGTTATTTCCTGGTGACATTCTCCCAGGGAGAGAATCGCCTGATGAGCCCGGTGACGGCACTGTGGGTATTTGCCATGCCGTTGCTCGATACCTTCGGCGTCATGATACGTCGCAAGCAGGCCGGCAGGCCGGTATGGGAGCCGGCCCGTGATCATCTGCATCACCGGTTATTGCGTCGCGGCTTTACCATCGGCCAGACCGTTGCCATTATCGCCGCACTGCAATGCTTGCTGAGTGGCATGGGTGTCGTCGGAAACTATTATTCATTGCCGGATTACCTTTTGTTTTACGGTTGGATCACATTATTCGTTATTGCCAATTATGGACCAAGGTATTGGAGGCGGCCCATGAGTAATACCAAGTTTGGACAGACCTTGGATTCATAG
- a CDS encoding sulfotransferase yields the protein MSLPRTGSTLLQRILSLHPKISSTSEAWILLPLLYSFEYDGVVSEYWHRTAVDAISDFVEKLPNKDADFKSAIRSFSLELYGAASEKDSRYFIDKTPRYHVMAKRIMEIFPDAKIIFLWRNPLAVVSSLISTFGHGIWNVNYFKIDLFKGLIALMDAFKDNSHRSLSVNYEKLISNPEECLSRIFSYLDLDVVDIKSINLKDAVFQGKMGDPTGTKNYGEITSLPLNKWKSVLRSPIRKWWCKRYIKEIGASRWELIGYQQKDLLESIEGISTSYGIRGICEDAIRHLYGNILPMISSVNVKAKFKKNKKVIYPYY from the coding sequence ATGTCCCTGCCGAGAACTGGGTCCACTCTGTTACAAAGGATTCTGTCTTTGCATCCGAAAATAAGCTCGACATCGGAAGCGTGGATTCTTCTGCCGCTTTTGTATTCTTTTGAATACGATGGGGTAGTCAGTGAGTATTGGCATCGAACCGCTGTAGATGCAATATCAGATTTTGTTGAGAAACTCCCAAACAAAGACGCTGATTTTAAAAGCGCCATAAGGTCTTTTTCGCTAGAGCTCTATGGCGCAGCGTCAGAAAAGGATTCGAGATATTTCATAGACAAGACACCGCGATATCATGTGATGGCGAAACGAATAATGGAGATATTCCCAGATGCGAAGATTATTTTTCTTTGGCGTAATCCACTTGCCGTAGTATCTTCATTGATCAGCACATTTGGACACGGCATATGGAACGTCAATTATTTTAAAATCGATCTTTTTAAAGGCCTGATAGCGCTGATGGATGCATTTAAAGATAATAGTCACCGATCGTTGTCGGTAAATTATGAAAAGTTAATCAGCAACCCAGAAGAGTGTTTATCAAGAATATTTTCATATCTGGACCTGGATGTAGTTGATATAAAATCCATAAATTTGAAAGATGCTGTCTTTCAAGGAAAGATGGGGGATCCTACTGGAACTAAAAATTATGGCGAAATTACATCTTTGCCGCTGAACAAGTGGAAGAGTGTTTTAAGGAGTCCGATAAGAAAGTGGTGGTGTAAGCGCTATATTAAGGAAATTGGAGCAAGTCGATGGGAGTTAATTGGATATCAACAGAAAGATCTTCTTGAAAGTATTGAAGGAATATCTACTTCTTACGGTATACGCGGTATTTGCGAGGACGCTATCAGGCATTTGTATGGAAATATCTTACCGATGATTTCTTCCGTAAACGTTAAAGCAAAATTCAAGAAGAATAAAAAAGTCATCTATCCGTATTATTGA
- the rfbD gene encoding dTDP-4-dehydrorhamnose reductase gives MKILIAGANGQVGRELCRRSADQGHEYIGLGSAELDITNAQAVDAAVNAYQPDVVINAAAYTAVDKAEDEVDRAFAVNRDGPANLARACHAAGIPLLHISTDYVFDGSATTPYKEEDPVKPLGVYGQSKLEGEQQVQVLCPHSVILRTAWVFSAHGNNFVKTMIRLARERDELRVVADQHGCPTSATGIADALLAMAPQLQADQGKAGIYHFCQPEPTSWHGFAQAIMDSARPYGGIKVTTVQAIATSDYPTRAARPAYSVLDTKNVQDTFGLELRNWHASLEQVIDELLS, from the coding sequence ATGAAAATCCTGATAGCCGGCGCCAATGGCCAGGTGGGTCGGGAGTTGTGCCGGCGCAGTGCTGACCAGGGCCATGAATACATTGGCCTGGGCTCAGCCGAACTGGATATCACCAATGCCCAGGCGGTTGACGCCGCAGTGAATGCGTATCAACCGGATGTTGTGATCAATGCCGCCGCCTACACCGCCGTGGACAAGGCCGAGGACGAAGTCGACCGCGCATTTGCCGTAAATCGTGATGGCCCGGCCAACCTGGCGCGCGCCTGTCATGCCGCCGGTATCCCGCTGCTGCATATCTCCACTGATTACGTGTTTGATGGCAGCGCGACCACGCCCTACAAGGAAGAGGATCCGGTCAAGCCGCTGGGTGTTTATGGTCAAAGCAAGCTTGAAGGCGAGCAACAGGTGCAGGTCTTATGTCCGCATTCCGTTATCCTGCGCACCGCCTGGGTGTTTTCCGCCCATGGCAATAACTTTGTCAAAACCATGATCCGGCTGGCCCGCGAACGGGATGAGCTTCGCGTCGTCGCCGACCAGCACGGCTGCCCGACATCGGCAACCGGTATTGCCGACGCCCTGCTTGCCATGGCGCCGCAACTGCAGGCCGATCAAGGCAAGGCAGGCATTTATCATTTCTGCCAGCCCGAACCGACCAGCTGGCACGGTTTTGCCCAGGCCATTATGGATAGCGCCAGGCCCTATGGCGGCATCAAGGTGACTACCGTGCAGGCCATTGCCACCAGCGATTACCCCACGCGTGCAGCCAGGCCGGCCTATTCCGTACTGGATACAAAGAACGTACAAGACACCTTCGGCCTTGAGCTGCGCAACTGGCATGCCTCCCTTGAGCAGGTTATTGACGAGTTGCTTTCCTGA
- a CDS encoding glycosyltransferase, whose product MAKISIVTPSYNMADFIETTLLSVITQNNVDLEYIVVDGMSTDKTSKILDQYGKSISHVICEEDEGQYYAIKNGFSISTGEIMGWINADDIYMPWTLSVVSEIFDSHDDVDWIIGNPGFINERGQYIAVHGKLASYPRQYIQNGWYRQHLAGYLQQESMFWRRRLWEKAGGLDLSLNLAADFKLWVNFAKYADLFPVNIPLAAFRKRPGQQRSSLHSNKYNEEVFSVCKDLPPPPLLWNKLSSLGKVHSSVARAIKFHKTRILSYSDIRQSWVKESMRLSISRVHMTNLILEYMKQS is encoded by the coding sequence GTGGCGAAGATATCAATAGTAACTCCTAGTTATAATATGGCGGACTTCATAGAGACAACTCTTCTGTCAGTTATAACTCAAAATAATGTAGATTTGGAATATATAGTTGTAGATGGCATGTCTACCGATAAAACCAGCAAAATCCTGGATCAATATGGGAAATCTATTAGCCATGTAATCTGCGAAGAGGACGAGGGTCAGTATTATGCGATCAAAAATGGTTTTTCCATATCTACCGGAGAAATAATGGGCTGGATAAACGCCGATGATATCTATATGCCTTGGACGCTTTCTGTAGTATCGGAGATATTTGATAGTCACGATGATGTAGATTGGATTATAGGCAATCCTGGGTTTATAAATGAAAGAGGGCAATACATTGCCGTCCACGGAAAGCTCGCGTCGTATCCAAGGCAATATATCCAAAATGGATGGTATAGGCAGCATTTGGCTGGATATCTTCAGCAAGAAAGCATGTTTTGGAGAAGGCGGTTATGGGAGAAGGCAGGTGGTTTGGACCTTTCCCTAAACCTGGCAGCGGACTTCAAACTGTGGGTCAATTTCGCAAAATACGCGGATCTGTTTCCTGTAAATATCCCTCTTGCAGCATTTAGAAAGAGACCAGGACAACAGCGATCGTCGCTTCACAGCAATAAATACAACGAAGAAGTCTTCTCTGTGTGCAAGGATCTACCGCCTCCCCCGTTGTTGTGGAACAAATTGTCATCTCTCGGAAAAGTGCATAGCAGTGTAGCGAGAGCTATAAAATTTCATAAAACAAGAATTTTGTCATATTCAGATATCCGTCAGTCATGGGTTAAAGAGAGTATGCGATTATCGATATCAAGAGTTCATATGACTAATTTGATTTTAGAGTATATGAAACAAAGTTAA
- a CDS encoding formyltransferase family protein, with protein MRIVFITQEEPFYLAAQIEYLLSNVVQKAQIVGCVLTSVSPFGKNEGFILKVIRTIKIFGPRFFLRYAMLFVEKRWKRGARVKDVFSKYCVPIIEPEGSINDSRILNHIVQFKPDLIISIAGNQIFRKPLLDLAPKGCLNLHTALLPKYRGLMPSFWVLKNDEKETGVSVFFMDEGIDSGPIVVQKRVNIGNRTQQELIRHTKRIGMDAILEAIDLIEQDKVVLMENRDEDMSYYSFPTRQDVKEFYAKGKRFF; from the coding sequence GTGAGAATTGTATTTATTACCCAGGAAGAACCGTTTTACTTGGCTGCACAAATCGAATATTTGCTGAGTAACGTAGTGCAGAAGGCTCAAATCGTCGGTTGTGTCCTAACATCAGTCTCACCATTTGGAAAGAATGAAGGATTTATCCTAAAGGTAATTAGAACAATAAAAATATTCGGCCCCAGATTTTTTCTTAGATATGCAATGTTATTCGTGGAAAAACGTTGGAAAAGGGGGGCGAGGGTTAAAGATGTATTTAGTAAATACTGCGTTCCGATAATAGAGCCAGAAGGATCAATCAATGACTCTCGCATACTGAACCATATAGTGCAATTTAAACCGGACCTAATAATATCCATAGCTGGAAATCAAATATTTCGAAAGCCACTATTGGATTTGGCACCAAAAGGTTGCCTCAATTTGCATACGGCGTTGCTGCCAAAATATCGTGGACTTATGCCTTCGTTCTGGGTTCTAAAAAATGACGAGAAAGAAACCGGAGTATCGGTTTTCTTCATGGACGAAGGTATCGATAGCGGTCCTATTGTTGTGCAAAAACGAGTTAATATTGGAAATAGGACTCAGCAAGAATTGATACGGCATACCAAGCGCATAGGAATGGACGCAATACTGGAAGCAATCGACTTAATTGAGCAAGACAAAGTAGTGTTGATGGAGAATCGGGACGAAGATATGAGCTACTACTCATTCCCGACCAGGCAAGACGTCAAGGAGTTCTATGCCAAGGGCAAGCGTTTCTTCTGA